From Trueperella pecoris, a single genomic window includes:
- a CDS encoding SprT-like domain-containing protein, protein MDLAAARRLARTLMDGHGLTTWHLSIDRAKRRAGYANHSRKTISLSRPLIELYSPEQVRLLVLHEVAHAIVGPTHGHDEIWREACVRIGGDGRTSVNPRWPNVDALWVGVCPNGHRLNRHRLVRRASTCRRCSPTYDERYLMTWTNQRTGEVFR, encoded by the coding sequence ATGGATCTCGCTGCCGCGCGGCGCCTCGCCCGCACGCTCATGGACGGCCATGGACTCACGACCTGGCACCTATCTATCGACCGCGCCAAGCGACGGGCCGGATACGCCAATCACAGCCGGAAGACGATCTCACTTTCTCGCCCTCTCATCGAACTTTATTCTCCCGAGCAGGTTCGCCTTCTGGTGTTGCACGAGGTCGCTCACGCAATCGTTGGCCCTACCCACGGGCATGACGAGATCTGGCGAGAGGCGTGTGTTCGGATCGGAGGAGACGGCCGCACGAGCGTGAATCCCCGCTGGCCAAACGTGGACGCCCTCTGGGTGGGCGTCTGCCCCAACGGCCACCGCCTCAACCGGCATCGGCTTGTTCGGCGGGCCTCGACCTGCCGGCGCTGCTCGCCAACCTACGACGAACGCTACCTGATGACATGGACGAACCAGCGCACGGGTGAGGTCTTCCGGTAG
- a CDS encoding carbohydrate ABC transporter permease, producing MSEEPENARPAQQPAREPRQPAQAPRLPAQPPRPPARAHRVAPAGQSPRRGKRSARRRREAATAFTMLIPSLIGVGFFLMVPVVVVVVISFLKWNLISDPTFVGLANYETMFSSPGFWNSVRATLIFSLIAIPGAIALGLLIAVGLNRKLPGSGVLQIMYVIPWVAAPLALGIVWSWLLAPSGLINEVLGTRVAWLADERTALPVVAFVYVWQNIGYISLFFLAALQSIPRDIYEAAALDGAGSVRTLWSITLPLIRPTTFFVMVTSFISSFQVFDLVYGLTDGNPGYPGGTTDVIAARIYTAAFASPRIGEAAAMAVFLTILIVLVTMVQQRYFAKRMTYEMS from the coding sequence GTGTCTGAAGAGCCTGAGAACGCGCGCCCGGCACAGCAGCCAGCCCGCGAGCCGCGCCAACCCGCGCAAGCACCTCGCTTACCCGCGCAGCCACCGCGCCCACCAGCCCGTGCGCACCGCGTGGCGCCGGCCGGCCAGTCGCCTCGCCGCGGGAAGCGCTCGGCCCGCAGGCGGCGCGAGGCGGCGACCGCCTTCACCATGCTTATCCCGTCCCTCATCGGGGTGGGGTTCTTCCTCATGGTGCCGGTTGTGGTCGTGGTGGTGATCTCGTTCCTGAAGTGGAATCTTATTTCCGACCCAACCTTCGTCGGCCTTGCCAACTACGAGACGATGTTTTCCTCTCCGGGATTTTGGAATTCCGTACGGGCCACCCTCATTTTCTCTCTCATCGCTATTCCTGGCGCTATTGCGCTGGGGTTACTGATCGCGGTGGGCCTTAATCGCAAGCTTCCGGGCTCGGGCGTCCTGCAGATCATGTACGTGATCCCGTGGGTGGCTGCTCCGCTCGCGCTGGGAATCGTGTGGAGCTGGCTCCTCGCGCCGTCGGGCCTGATCAATGAGGTGCTTGGCACCCGAGTGGCATGGCTCGCGGACGAGCGCACGGCGCTTCCGGTGGTCGCCTTTGTGTATGTGTGGCAGAACATCGGCTATATTTCGCTGTTCTTCCTTGCCGCCCTTCAGTCGATCCCGCGTGACATTTATGAGGCGGCCGCGCTCGACGGGGCGGGCTCGGTTCGCACGTTGTGGTCGATTACGTTGCCGCTCATTCGCCCGACCACGTTCTTCGTCATGGTCACCTCGTTCATTTCGTCATTCCAGGTGTTTGACCTGGTCTACGGCCTCACGGACGGCAACCCTGGCTATCCCGGCGGCACCACGGACGTCATCGCGGCCCGCATCTACACCGCGGCTTTCGCTTCGCCTCGGATCGGCGAGGCGGCGGCGATGGCTGTTTTCCTTACGATTCTTATCGTTCTTGTGACGATGGTTCAGCAGCGCTATTTTGCCAAGCGCATGACGTATGAGATGAGCTGA
- a CDS encoding carbohydrate ABC transporter permease, with translation MPPVRLRKKNSWVSATLTYALLLAGALLTVLPLVFSITTSLRTERDLVQGGALSLPRELTVDNYVRLFTDHDFIVPLAVTLQVVVVMVAGQFFASVLAAYAFARLNFPGRELLFWAYVSTMMIPAIVTMIPLFTMMSQWGLRNTFAGIVLPFMLGSPYAIFLLRQNFKALPQEILDAAELDGAGFWRQLWSIVLPMNRPILVTLLLITVVSQWNSFLWPSIVSPRREWNVLTVATAGLQSQYAANWTLVMAATTLSILPLLVLFVVFNKQIVRSIGISALK, from the coding sequence ATGCCTCCTGTTCGTTTGCGAAAGAAGAATTCGTGGGTGTCCGCCACGTTGACCTACGCGTTGTTGTTGGCCGGCGCTTTGCTCACCGTTTTGCCGTTGGTTTTTTCGATCACGACGTCGTTGCGTACCGAGCGCGATCTCGTCCAGGGCGGTGCGCTGTCTCTGCCGCGCGAGCTGACGGTCGACAATTATGTTCGCCTCTTTACCGACCATGATTTCATTGTGCCGCTGGCGGTGACGCTTCAGGTGGTTGTGGTGATGGTGGCCGGACAGTTCTTCGCCTCGGTGCTGGCGGCGTATGCATTTGCTCGCTTGAATTTTCCGGGGCGCGAGTTGCTGTTTTGGGCTTACGTGTCGACGATGATGATTCCGGCGATTGTGACGATGATTCCGTTGTTTACGATGATGAGCCAGTGGGGGCTACGCAATACGTTTGCGGGTATTGTGTTGCCGTTTATGCTGGGCTCTCCCTATGCGATCTTCTTGTTGCGGCAGAATTTTAAGGCGCTCCCGCAGGAGATTCTGGACGCCGCCGAGTTGGACGGCGCGGGTTTTTGGCGTCAGTTGTGGTCGATTGTGCTGCCGATGAATCGCCCGATTCTGGTCACGTTGCTGCTGATCACGGTGGTCTCCCAGTGGAATAGCTTCCTGTGGCCCTCGATTGTCTCCCCACGGCGGGAGTGGAATGTGTTGACGGTTGCCACGGCTGGTTTGCAGTCGCAGTACGCGGCGAATTGGACGCTGGTGATGGCCGCGACGACGCTGTCAATTTTGCCCTTGCTGGTGCTCTTCGTGGTGTTCAATAAGCAGATTGTACGCTCGATTGGGATTTCGGCGTTGAAGTAG